The Solanum pennellii chromosome 4, SPENNV200 genomic interval TTTACTACCAAATGGTGTGGCAAACAATCTTTTCAGATACTCTCCTGTAACATAGCATAACGAGCTGTAAGTAACATATACTCTTCAGGGAAGACGGAGAAGTCTAGGACTAACCTTGGCCATGTTCACCACAGTCTCGCAAAGAACTAAGGAGATTTGATGTATCATTACCACTAATAGGAGAAACTGCAGAAGTCACAAGGCAAAATGCCGTACAAAAATTTGATTTACAgcaataaattacaaaaaataaaaatgtaacaaGAAGCACTTTGCAGCTAACCTTGCCCCTCTCTGTTGAGATCCTCGTCCCTTGAATCACCAGCCAAAAAAGCTTTCTTTTCTTTAGAATGTGAAACATAACCAGGAGtggcaaacaaaatttttaactCTTCGCCTGTTGCATCAAAAAGGGTATAGAAATGAGCAAATTGCAAAGAACAGGATGTAAGAAAACCTCAAAACTACCTTGCTTCTCTTCATCACAGTCCTCTAATGGAGTTACATGTAATGTGATGCCATCACCAAGAATACCACGTTCTGCAACTAAAAGAGATGATCAATGTATTATAAAGTTCATAGAATCGGTAAGTAATGAAAAAATGTTGCTTACCTTGAAGATCTAGAACTGTTTTTATGGGACTTGAAATGGTTTTCTCGGGAGCAGCCACCTCCAAGTTTCCACATTCTTCTGCATGAATTTCATCTTGACTTGTGAAGGTGGGTGCATCTAGATCATAATTAGCTTCCACTAGATCAGATTCAGCGTCTGATTGTTCCACAGGACCAGATTCAGCTTCTGCTTCAGAAATTTTGCATTCCATCTCATTGCTATGATTGAAAGCACCTAGATTGTCCAACAAAACATTACTAGACAACCCCGCATCCAACTCTTTAGCATAGTCCATTGCAGTTAGCTCTTGTTCACCATAATTCACACCAACAGAAACAATACATCGAGTCGCTGATGATTCTTTAAAACCAGAATCAAGCTTATCTTCCATATTAACACTCTGGTTTACTGAACAGCTATCAAGAACTTCCTTAGATGATCCTGAGTCAAATTCTTCTGCAGTATCTGCTGCAATGGAACCATGCTCCAGTTTGTCAgaagttatgtcatttggaacTGCATCATCAGCGAAAACAGAACTAGGACATAGGCCTTTGCTTCCAGGCTCCTGTTCACCATAAGTTACCCCCTCCATAACAATACATCCAGTCTCTGATTGTTCTTTCAAGCCAGCATTATCTGCCTCAACTGTTCCATGCTCCTGTTTGTCAGATATTATGTCATTTGGAACTGCATCATCAGCCAAAGCAGAACCAGGACATATGACTTTGCTTGCAGGCTCATGTTCATCATGACTTACTCCTTCAGTAACAACACATCCAGTCTCTGATTGTTCTTTAAAGCCAGAATCAAGgttttcttccatattttcaCTCTGGCTTGGTGAACAATTATCAAGAATTTCATCAGACAATCCTTCCACATTATGTGCTGCTATTGAACCATGCTCCTGTTTGTCAGAAGTTATTTCATTTGGAACAGCATCATCAGCCAAAATTGGACTAGGACATAGATCTTTGCCTGCAGGCGCCTCATGATCACACTGCAAAAGTTCCTCAACTAGGTTCTGCTTGGGTGTAGCTGCAAATGCGAAATAATGAATTAGcactcttcaaaaaaaaaaaaaaagaaacataatgTTGACTTATTACTAGATAAACTAACCATTGGAGTTGAATGAATCACTGAATGGTTCAGATATGGAATTATTTTCAGATGGGGAAGCATTTGCATCTACAAGTGGTCCTTCCTCAATCAATCTGTCAGCTAGGGGGCTTGACTCAGCAGCTGCATCATCCTTAGTTCCAGAATCAAGGATCTCTTCCATATTATTACTCTGGCTTAGTGAACAATTATCAAAAACATCATTAGATAATCCTGTAACAAATTCTTCTACATTATCTACTACTGTTGCACCAGGCTCCTGTTTGTCAAAAGTTAGGTCATTTGGAACTGCATCATCAGCCAAAACAGAACCAGGACATAGGCCTTTGCTTGCAGGCTGCTCCTCATGGTCAGACTGCAAAAGCTCCTTAAGTAGGTTTTCCTCAGGTCTAGCTGAAAATACGAAATAATGAATTAGCACTCTTCACAAGACAATGCATAATATTAACCTAAGTCCAGATACACTAACCGTCAGAGATGAATGGATCACTGAATGGAAGAGATTTCGATGCAGATTTATTTTCAGATAGAGAAGAGTTTGCATCTACAAGAGGTCCTTCTTCAGTTAATTTGTCAGCTAGGATGCTCGACTCAGCAGTTGTGTCATCCTTGGTGCCAGCGAGAACTATATTGACATCATCTGGGACAGCATCTAGCTCATTCAGAGATGATCTTGAGAAGCTCATTGTACCTCCTGACCCTGAGATATTACAATCTTTATTGTCAGGTTCTCTGACTATTTCCATGTCCTCAGGCATGAGTACTTCTACTTCCACATTTGATCTTTTAAGTCGACCCTGCTGCTTCTTCCCTGCAGTACTTGTCTTTTTAACAACTGATGCCTTGACACTTGCCTTTGAACTACTTATGGACTGTTTCGCTGAGTCTAAATCTTGAAGGGTGAACTTGTTGGTAGAATCTTTATCTTGAACAGCGCAATTTCTCTTTGTCAGCTGATTCTCACCCTTTTCCTTCTTATCATCTGACACTGCTGCAAGAGTATGCCTAGAAGCACTCCTTCCAGATCGTCTCCTCTCTTCTTTTACCACAGAAGTTTCTTCTTGCACTGATCTGTCCAATATCTTGGTGTCTACATTTGCATTAGCAACATTCCTTCTAGACAATCTCCTCtcttctaatttattttcagCAATATCATGTTTAGCAAGTACAGGATCTTCCATTTGTTTAGCAAGCCTTTTAGACCGCTTTGAAATCTTCTGGGGTTCTTCTTTTGTCCTTTTACTTCCAATCTCACCATCATTAGCATTTAAGgtttttttctcctttaaaaCCACAACTTCATCACTTCTTAATTTCTCCAGAGAAGGAACAACAGATTTACGCCTATTACTTCTGACAGGAACTTCTCCAGTTTGAAGAACCACTTCAAGAGTCCCTTGAGATTCAGTTGGTCTacctattttattttcagcaaTATCATCTTTGGCCAATACTGAATCTTCCACTTGTGTAGCAAGCCTTTTTGACCGCTTCAATGCTTTCTGGGGTTCTTCTGTGACTTTTTGCCTTAGCTCATCATCATTAACAGTCAAGAAATTTCTTTTCTCCTTCTTGGCCGCAACTTCATCACCTCTCAATTTCTCCAAAGGCAAAACAGATTTGCGCCTATCACTTCTTCTAGGAGGAACTTCTACAGGTTCTTCAAGTTGAAGAACCACTTCATGTTTCCCCTTCGATTCAACAATTTTGGTTCCACTTTCCGATGTTGAAGCTTGTACAGTCGAGCTAGACTGATTTCTAGTCCTACCCCCAGTAACCATCTTTTCTTTAGTAATATCATCACTCAACCTTGATCCCTTATCCTTATTAGCTATCCTTCCAGACCTCTTCAAAGCCTTTTCGGGTGCCTCCACTACACTATTCTGCCGAGACCCTCTTGTGATTACTCTGGCTTCATCTTTGACAGCTTCAACTGAAGATTCAACAAATTCAGTACAAAGCTGTTCCTCACTTGTCTCAATGGCTTTCCTGCCCCTAGTCCGGTTCCTTTTGTTACTGAGATTATCCTCAACTGGTTTCAAGTTCCGAGACCTTGTAACCCGAGCTGGCTTCTCCACGACCTCCTCCCTTACTTCTGCATCAACCTCACTTTGAACAGGCAAGGTCTGATTATGAGTCATAGATTTCCTTCTTGTTACTCTTTTCGGCTCCTTGGCTTTTGTTTCGGACTTTGTGCACTCATCCATGTGACCACCACTAATGAATGTCACTTTCTTGTCCCTCTTCTCTTCCCTACCAATTGCCTTTTCACTTTCATCCATCTTCGGCTCCTCTTGAGAATCCTCTACACTCTCTTTAGCATTTTTTCGACTTCTTACTCTTCTACTCATCCGTACACCATCATTTGCTCCCTCATTTTCTTCCCTCTTTTCCAGTATAGTACCTACTTCCTTGTTCTTCAATGTTCTTTTTGTGGTCACTCCAACTTCATCCTTACTCTTATTCACTGAAATTACACTATCTTTCACCTGCCTTgtccttccctttttctcagTAACACCATCTTCTATATTCACTCCCTGCGACCTAGTAACCCTAACTGGACTATCCAAAATGCCTACTTTTAACCCATCACTCCTAACATTCAAATTGTTCTTGTACAACATTGTATTCCGCCTCCCTCCCCTTTTCACTTGAGCCGATCTCGTAAACTCAATAACTTCATTATCAGGActaaacttcactttctttacCTTCCTATTAACAGCGTCAGACTCATTCTCATCCAACATCTTTAAACATGATCGCCCTCGAGTTAAGGGTTTTTCATCATTTACCTAAACATTAACGACAAATTTAACCAAAAAGACAGAAATTTTCTAGAAACCcagaaaataaatgaagaaattaagaTTACTCATTACCTTGAGTAGTGAAGAAAGCTTGTTGGCCATTTCTAAATTGGTTAAATTTGCAGGAATTCCATGTTCTTTGCATAATGCTTGTAGTTGTTTCcttttcatattttcaaaatCCATCTCTGCAATTTTTTATCCAACAATCagaaaaaatggaaaaggaggaatcaaagtaaaaaaaaattggcaggAAGATCATACCTGAGATAGAGAATTTTGGTTTTCGTtgtgaaaaatttgaaatttggggCACTGTTTGAATTTAATTGAAGGATAAgggtttgaaatttgaatttgagggATTTCCCGCTTCTTAACGAACCCGACCCGATCACGTGCAGGAAAGCGTGCTTGGGAATTTTCCGATGGAGCGTAAAAAATAAAGGagctttcttttttttatttttaaatttttaattcgacttttatattttgtttggatggtttttaaatttattgtcaggtaatgataaaaatattcacTTTATGTTACggattgatttgatttgattatgtttttatcttaatatttttttttattttatttttatttagtacttattaatttttattttatattttttacattacattactttattttcGTTTAGGTTtattatacaattataaatatatgatattttataatgataaaaatatacgatcaattaaaataataaaatataatatatataatataataaaatatattatgagaCAATACGTAATAACGGACTTGTAAAGTAAAGTTGAGATTGGTGTGCctttaatcaaatttaataaatttggGGATCCAAAGCGTTCTTTTTCATGACGATCCGAACCTTGTGTCTCTTATCCAATCTTATCCGTCTAACTTCCTTTAATCCAACCGCCATACACAGCTCTAACCATGCACcgcatatttattttaattattgtttaaattttattatatttgtatcatttaaaattattttttgatatgaacatttccttattttaacatttttttattttatttttatttattatatttaaatttcactTGTTCAATAATACTTATGCACTATTGACTTGATATATGAATAAAGAAATATTAAGTAATAGAGGTAATTTTGTCAAAtcacttataaaaaataattcatttgaaaaaCATGGTAAATTTCATATCAGttttataaattacaaaaatattgttgGACATCCTAAAATAGTATAGTGAATAATTATTGTTCATAAAGagaataatcatattttatttttaatcctaTCTTTTCATAGTAATTATATCGTGTatcttactttttctttttgtaagtttatatttaaattataaattttaattgcGTCGAttgaatgattaaaaaaaattaatgcgAACTCGAGACTCCTTTAAACAATCATCTTCATTAGACGAAAGTTGGGAAATGATTTGAACTAGATATATAGTCATACTAATTTATTAGGagagataaaattaaatttatttaaaataatgtgaGACACTCACAATGAGAGTGACTCTCCTACAAATATAAGATAGTTAGGCtgaaataatttgaatatatgAAAAGCTATGCATAGATAAATTAACTTGGAGAAGTGATATATTATTTGTAGTGAATTTAaggaaaagtgaaaaaattagagaaatatTGAAAAGGGGTAATTAAATGAGACAGAAGGTACcttttcaattttaacaagGACACGATCAGGAGCGGTTTAGCGCAATTAAAGGtttaaaggaaaattttaattaagttaataattttgatagtcatttaactattaatttttttaacagaaagtcactcaactttcattttcaactcaaaagtcactcaactatgatTTCTTTgcacagaaagtcactcaacttttattttcaacttaaaagtcactcaactatgacTTTTTTgcacagaaagtcactcaacctatttacttgttttttcataaaaatttagtgacatgaaattttaatattatcaaaaaattttagaatcaaatatatatatccatttaaaatatttaatgaccCGCCCATTTAATCCAACCCgctaaaaatatgatatttgttataaacaatttgtattatagtgaatgtctaattatgtggagtcctagtaggatatggttaggaatctacttggggaccaagtaaggttttccctataaataaagggttttccttcgtTGTAAacaagatttgtgaaagatctatgaatcctgaatatatttcaagagaaataagaagtcttttctcttctccctactttcttcttcttctaaatttatatagtttcataacacgttatcagcacgattgttatattcttaaagaattatcATAGAAGACGAGAAAAGTacaaaagagatcttgcataagttatgcaataaggttcttatatcttcaaggtataatttatctttacgttataattatttatgtgacaAATCTGGAGTTACCATCtggagtaagtatttaaagtttTATACGTTTAATTTAAACGGATGAGAAGAGaattacttaatttattttaataattaaataagcacaatttagtgaaagatatgttttcaacctttatatgagttatgtgatctattaagctatatttattaactactaatgttaattataagaaatcaataatctcaattctgtgtgtaattataatgtacgatcatattaatgatcatcaaaagtgataaaattaaattattttgaaggcttgaggttgagcctcattgtgggtaagacgatagatttaagttttatcgcaccaaaagaataagacgatggatttatgTCTAATCGCACaaaaagggtaagacattgggttaAACTCCTGATGCACTATGATGATAAGATATTGGGTTCAAGACCCATCGATTTGTGACCTAAGacacttttatatggataaTACATTGAATgtgagtctcaatgcaccatattgatgatataataatgactaaagaaaaCTAATGTGTTTTTGATGAGAAGTCGTGGAATTtactgaatttgctccattacGCAAAGTGAATGTGGTTGTAGTacataatatgtctgaaagaagacaagcgattgaataatgcacatagatatggaatgaggtactaaagctatcataatttgataagctcacatgtttgtgttccattcatgaagaatgaaaacttctgataaatgctaaaatatgGATCCATTCTCTAAAGAGAATGAGGTGTAAGCCACCATGCTAGTCATGAGAAAGATTGCGACCTTGGTCAatgatgtggtatcaccaagaatgtctcgaagaagacatgtattatagaaaagtttcatgttttatctttgggcttgtattggacaagaattaatgcaattgaggcacattctatggtaaataagaaatttactaATTCCTATACTTTCTTAGTTTGACACGATTGTCTGGGACAtcgttagtctataatgtttagacgaattatgaaaaattaaaatggacatctATTGAAGaacctaaaaattcttttaaatggtgagttttcttgtaatgattgttagcaaggcaagctaattgtgagaccatcataaacgaaagttgagattgaattctctgcgttctaggaacgtatacagatatttgtggacctagtcatccacttagtggattgtttagatatttaatggtCCTAATAAATGTTTATTCTATATGGTCTTATGTGTGcctattattatctcgcaacttgatgtttgcaaaaatgttggcacaaataatatgttaaatgcacaattttctttagattagttcattcaatgatgggatcacgactcacctaaagggtgaaggaattgagaagaaataaatctgaaaattactctttgattaataaaattgaaatttactcatataatagtaaatcagaaatttactaaagcaaaaggcacatgacatagtaaacttggagtttacgagtactaataattttattaggttGCATGAATAATTTGATCATCTCAAAGATGCGCATACTGAGTAATGGAtatacattgaaaaactagaagattcttcaagaattctttacgttgcttgttctcgtgataaagttgattggatcaactaaagttgagactaaattcctaaattctgaaaagtataaaaggtgaaaTGGGCCCGTttacctatcatgtgatatgataaaaagatgcatctataagataatcacatgtgcgtttgttgtcaacatgtagtttgacattcataaaattgtttgtgcaaatataattgagttaagagtacaatttcagaatatgtaatcaagataatttatcttgataatattgataaatattcaAGATGATGTGACACTCAATGTCTTAATAGTAAaatcattgcttatgaaaataaagtttcatatgttgatctgaaatatgatattacatacaaacataatttgtatgaatcaaaccaataaggtatgatcaatttttctgttaattggtttatggtcaggaaccaaataattttcatatgataattttgatgtgcaatatatgattaatgaatatactatgatgcacaaagatagattctccaaaagattgagatatatgttaggttgtctaacataagggggagatagaagcaacacaaaagttgtaaatactcctattgaatgtcccttaaggatAAACTATGACAtacatgaagcatgatagactaatcaattctaaataaaataatccttgaaaaaggggggaggatcaaagaatcaaaatgatcataataaggagcaatgtgctcttggagagcctacgacataacactttatgaaacctcatgagagaggtagctacctaaaaataatgaagtgatgagatctcaataagttttgtcgtgttgtgaatcgatacaaaatggtatatcgttgacgatatctttgatacataacgcgcaatattgtaaaaaattatgagaatatgatttctacatctattaaaacatgcttgtgtagaaataattatcaagtgaaaagtggaatgatgcatcttggtaagcgtaaagcttatttgacttgcaatctaggcactagaagatgtcatacatctaatattgaatattgttacttgacaaaattgatatgaaaatatccaatGGGTTCGAAATCTAAAGTATGTGCAAGTTTTAGGAGAACTTGTTTATAATCTTTATAAGGATTAAATCGATTCAAAATGCATGAAGCATATACAAATATTGTTATGCAAGTTGATaactagaattgaaactcttgaagagttttcaaaaggcaatagattatttgtttaaagaagttaaagtaaggaacttgcagaaaCATTTGATCTTGAAGGGAAGATTCATaaaagcagatagaagaaatcatatttcgtcaaggtttttctacactaatgagctcccaagaatggtgatatcatgTAAGAGGTTTGTTCAAGTAATACTAtagttgatttattcaccatgtctttaccaactacaactttcaagaagatggtgcacaagtttgaaaaacgaagattctagtttctgaattgatgttgtcattagAAGGAGTTAATACacgatgtactc includes:
- the LOC107017675 gene encoding uncharacterized protein LOC107017675 isoform X8, producing MDFENMKRKQLQALCKEHGIPANLTNLEMANKLSSLLKVNDEKPLTRGRSCLKMLDENESDAVNRKVKKVKFSPDNEVIEFTRSAQVKRGGRRNTMLYKNNLNVRSDGLKVGILDSPVRVTRSQGVNIEDGVTEKKGRTRQVKDSVISVNKSKDEVGVTTKRTLKNKEVGTILEKREENEGANDGVRMSRRVRSRKNAKESVEDSQEEPKMDESEKAIGREEKRDKKVTFISGGHMDECTKSETKAKEPKRVTRRKSMTHNQTLPVQSEVDAEVREEVVEKPARVTRSRNLKPVEDNLSNKRNRTRGRKAIETSEEQLCTEFVESSVEAVKDEARVITRGSRQNSVVEAPEKALKRSGRIANKDKGSRLSDDITKEKMVTGGRTRNQSSSTVQASTSESGTKIVESKGKHEVVLQLEEPVEVPPRRSDRRKSVLPLEKLRGDEVAAKKEKRNFLTVNDDELRQKVTEEPQKALKRSKRLATQVEDSVLAKDDIAENKIGRPTESQGTLEVVLQTGEVPVRSNRRKSVVPSLEKLRSDEVVVLKEKKTLNANDGEIGSKRTKEEPQKISKRSKRLAKQMEDPVLAKHDIAENKLEERRLSRRNVANANVDTKILDRSVQEETSVVKEERRRSGRSASRHTLAAVSDDKKEKGENQLTKRNCAVQDKDSTNKFTLQDLDSAKQSISSSKASVKASVVKKTSTAGKKQQGRLKRSNVEVEVLMPEDMEIVREPDNKDCNISGSGGTMSFSRSSLNELDAVPDDVNIVLAGTKDDTTAESSILADKLTEEGPLVDANSSLSENKSASKSLPFSDPFISDARPEENLLKELLQSDHEEQPASKGLCPGSVLADDAVPNDLTFDKQEPGATVVDNVEEFVTGLSNDVFDNCSLSQSNNMEEILDSGTKDDAAAESSPLADRLIEEGPLVDANASPSENNSISEPFSDSFNSNATPKQNLVEELLQCDHEAPAGKDLCPSPILADDAVPNEITSDKQEHGSIAAHNVEGLSDEILDNCSPSQSENMEENLDSGFKEQSETGCVVTEGVSHDEHEPASKVICPGSALADDAVPNDIISDKQEHGTVEADNAGLKEQSETGCIVMEGVTYGEQEPGSKGLCPSSVFADDAVPNDITSDKLEHGSIAADTAEEFDSGSSKEVLDSCSVNQSVNMEDKLDSGFKESSATRCIVSVGVNYGEQELTAMDYAKELDAGLSSNVLLDNLGAFNHSNEMECKISEAEAESGPVEQSDAESDLVEANYDLDAPTFTSQDEIHAEECGNLEVAAPEKTISSPIKTVLDLQERGILGDGITLHVTPLEDCDEEKQGEELKKLFATPGYVSHSKEEKKASLDGDSREEGLNREGQVSPISGNDTSSLQNSVCDYGEHGQGEYLKRLFATPFGGKSSKADIATSIAINETSSQYQHSFHENENVGEDLKGLFATPSVVSQSVGDLHYFFENQLSGEAMTTRGLGSSGKVNLSESVRGLFENKQVEQVRTSFASPVSVKCSHQETTSTKGNCSLSHEMEPYICSGVERDLSESVSEQQMVPEINQSSPNRIASPISEPTCDDIGFSEQQMLPEINKSSLGNIKTSDAFDDSTEDHLRLLFATPIKEVSPSRLGEASSCQLKTAMIAWASEMAGKQPKQGLEFAGEPLTVEIISGGSDRTKSSHFSKEIEQFKGGPLFPTPSKGTRPLQFEESPGCEEDIFKYLDGVKLLNNREQNFEQHSDCQFSNAITDDTSEETLHWIQTNDDNVPIQTELETQKEIGSARPFEPLHEEGEVTEDDPLAEGKEDNHPVPYQESIEDEVINTDEAAKSGALSDAICQKPNILLTDIKTENVTQESTSKTDGFSVSAESGILEFDAESTALRSQEPIIITVEETKGDEVQKLEVSNISNTFLDNILNDDEYAKNNSTVLPADEQFQFPEHYAIENDGSSTEGFTAFTNECQHVSKEDDLAAEGDRLVIFESNESTSMNVNDSGLTTQMDMPGIFAEEPQCGSDKEKPSAAKQQDDSFDKKEHESTEAVLSPSKSHESISFSEEGIAGEDKLIFEKKDELAEKKVALTPATGVAKTSFAKHLNSTVKKKNARSILIHGTPNKLTQIADMKENAPNVKGDIGTLTALRPDKRPALKDLPRK
- the LOC107017675 gene encoding uncharacterized protein LOC107017675 isoform X5; the protein is MDFENMKRKQLQALCKEHGIPANLTNLEMANKLSSLLKVNDEKPLTRGRSCLKMLDENESDAVNRKVKKVKFSPDNEVIEFTRSAQVKRGGRRNTMLYKNNLNVRSDGLKVGILDSPVRVTRSQGVNIEDGVTEKKGRTRQVKDSVISVNKSKDEVGVTTKRTLKNKEVGTILEKREENEGANDGVRMSRRVRSRKNAKESVEDSQEEPKMDESEKAIGREEKRDKKVTFISGGHMDECTKSETKAKEPKRVTRRKSMTHNQTLPVQSEVDAEVREEVVEKPARVTRSRNLKPVEDNLSNKRNRTRGRKAIETSEEQLCTEFVESSVEAVKDEARVITRGSRQNSVVEAPEKALKRSGRIANKDKGSRLSDDITKEKMVTGGRTRNQSSSTVQASTSESGTKIVESKGKHEVVLQLEEPVEVPPRRSDRRKSVLPLEKLRGDEVAAKKEKRNFLTVNDDELRQKVTEEPQKALKRSKRLATQVEDSVLAKDDIAENKIGRPTESQGTLEVVLQTGEVPVRSNRRKSVVPSLEKLRSDEVVVLKEKKTLNANDGEIGSKRTKEEPQKISKRSKRLAKQMEDPVLAKHDIAENKLEERRLSRRNVANANVDTKILDRSVQEETSVVKEERRRSGRSASRHTLAAVSDDKKEKGENQLTKRNCAVQDKDSTNKFTLQDLDSAKQSISSSKASVKASVVKKTSTAGKKQQGRLKRSNVEVEVLMPEDMEIVREPDNKDCNISGSGGTMSFSRSSLNELDAVPDDVNIVLAGTKDDTTAESSILADKLTEEGPLVDANSSLSENKSASKSLPFSDPFISDARPEENLLKELLQSDHEEQPASKGLCPGSVLADDAVPNDLTFDKQEPGATVVDNVEEFVTGLSNDVFDNCSLSQSNNMEEILDSGTKDDAAAESSPLADRLIEEGPLVDANASPSENNSISEPFSDSFNSNATPKQNLVEELLQCDHEAPAGKDLCPSPILADDAVPNEITSDKQEHGSIAAHNVEGLSDEILDNCSPSQSENMEENLDSGFKEQSETGCVVTEGVSHDEHEPASKVICPGSALADDAVPNDIISDKQEHGTVEADNAGLKEQSETGCIVMEGVTYGEQEPGSKGLCPSSVFADDAVPNDITSDKLEHGSIAADTAEEFDSGSSKEVLDSCSVNQSVNMEDKLDSGFKESSATRCIVSVGVNYGEQELTAMDYAKELDAGLSSNVLLDNLGAFNHSNEMECKISEAEAESGPVEQSDAESDLVEANYDLDAPTFTSQDEIHAEECGNLEVAAPEKTISSPIKTVLDLQVAERGILGDGITLHVTPLEDCDEEKQGEELKKLFATPGYVSHSKEEKKASLDGDSREEGLNREGQVSPISGNDTSSLQNSVCDYGEHGQGEYLKRLFATPFGGKSSKADIATSIAINETSSQYQHSFHENENVGEDLKGLFATPSVVSQSVGDLHYFFENQLSGEAMTTRGLGSSGKVNLSESVRGLFENKQVEQVRTSFASPVSVKCSHQETTSTKGNCSLSHEMEPYICSGVERDLSESVSEQQMVPEINQSSPNRIASPISEPTCDDIGFSEQQMLPEINKSSLGNIKTSDAFDDSTEDHLRLLFATPIKEVSPSRLGEASSCQLKTAMIAWASEMAGKQPKQGLEFAGEPLTVEIISGGSDRTKSSHFSKEIEQFKGGPLFPTPSKGTRPLQFEESPGCEEDIFKYLDGVKLLNNREQNFEQHSDCQFSNAITDDTSEETLHWIQTNDDNVPIQTELETQKEIGSARPFEPLHEEGEVTEDDPLAEGKEDNHPVPYQESIEDEVINTDEAAKSGALSDAICQKPNILLTDIKTENVTQESTSKTDGFSVSAESGILEFDAESTALRSQEPIIITVEETKGDEVQKLEVSNISNTFLDNILNDDEYAKNNSTVLPADEQFQFPEHYAIENDGSSTEGFTAFTNECQHVSKEDDLAAEGDRLVIFESNESTSMNVNDSGLTTQMDMPGIFAEEPQCGSDKEKPSAAKQQDDSFDKKEHESTEAVLSPSKSHESISFSEEGIAGEDKLIFEKKDELAEKKVALTPATGVAKTSFAKHLNSTVKKKNARSILIHGTPNKLTQIADMKENAPNVKGDIGTLTALRPDKRPALKDLPRK